From one Physeter macrocephalus isolate SW-GA chromosome 18, ASM283717v5, whole genome shotgun sequence genomic stretch:
- the ARPP21 gene encoding cAMP-regulated phosphoprotein 21 isoform X36 yields the protein MSEPGDLSQTIVEEGGPEQETATPENGVVKSESLDEEEKLELQRQLAAQNQERRKSKSGAGKGKLTRSLAVCEESSARPGGESLQDQTL from the exons ATGTCTGAGCCAGGAGACCTGAGTCAGACCATAGTGGAGGAAGGCGGGCCTGAGCAGGAGACGGCCACTCCAGAGAATGGCGTGGTTAAATCCGAAAGTCTGGACGAGGAGGAGAAACTGGAATTACAG AGGCAACTAGCGGCTCAGaaccaagagagaagaaaatccaaG tCAGGAGCAGGGAAAGGTAAACTGACTCGCAGCCTTGCTGTCTGTGAAGAATCCTCAGCCAGACCAGGAGGGGAAAGTCTTCAGGACCAG accCTCTGA